CCTCAAGAGGTACTTAATTTTTGCTGAAACTGATTTTAGAGAGATGCTTTAGTTTATGCAGCAATGGTTCTCCAAGTGAATTAGTTCTTAATATAGCATCATTTGCACCTTAGGTCATGATTTTCTTTAGTGCACATGGGGTTCCAGTCAGTTATGTTGAGAATGCTGGTGATCCATACAAAGATGAAATGGAGGAGTGCATCTACCTAATCATGCAAGAGATGAAAGCTAGAGGAATTGGAAATGAGCATACTCTTGCATACCAGGTTAGTAATAAATTTGAAGCTTGGTTTGGTTGCCTATCTTTTTCTTAAGCATGTTGAGCCACTTCAACTGTTCAGATGTTCTATCGTTTTATTTCTTTGTCTAAGTACATGCATgtagtttttcatttttgtttgtgTATTACATTTTCAGAGCCGTGTTGGACCTGTACAATGGCTGAAGCCATACACAGATGAAGTTCTTGTTGAGCTTGGCCAGAAGGGTATTAAGAGTCTTCTAGCCGTTCCCGTGAGGTATGGCTTGTTGCCTTGTTCATAAACCATCAAGGGTTGTTGAACTGTTATCGATTGTATTGTTTTTGGTTCCTTGTATTTTCATAATTCTAGGAGATCATATTGTTGCGTATTCATCATCTTGGTTCTCGTCTAATCTTAGAGTGAATAGTAGTCGGGACTAAATCATGTGACCAGTATATATTTCAAAATCCTTATCCAAGTTTAATGGTGGAGAGAACCTTAGACCCGAAGGATTGGATGTGTGTAGAACCTGGTTTTCTTCAAAAGTAAAAGCCAACTGTTTTGTGCTTTAAAACAACCAACTGTTCTTAATAAGCAGTATGCTGTTTGAACGTATTTAcaatttgtttttcttgtttGGAGGACTGGGAGAACGGAAAATTTTCAGTGAAGTTTGACATTTCTCGCATTCCTACCATGTTTCCTATTTTCTTCTACCTTTGTGGCGTTTTGTTTATAATAACTTTTCGTGTCTCTTCCCAGCTTTGTGAGTGAACACATTGAGACTCTTGAGGAAATAGATATGGAGTACAAGCACTTGGCACTTGAATCTGGGATCGAAAACTGGGGGCGTGTGCCTGCTCTCAACTGCAAATCTTCATTCATTTTGGATTTGGCTGATGCAGTAATTGAAGCTCTTCCGTCCGCCACAGCTTTGTCGCCCCATGCAAACTCAACAGATGCAGATGATCGTGATCCTTTCCAATATGCTATCAAATTGTTATTTGGTTCAGTACTCGCATTCATCTTGTTACTTTCACCAAAAGCATTTCTGGCATTTAGGAATAATATCCTTTAAACATACAAGATAGGAATAGCTCTGGTGTAGCCAGGAGTGGGGGGAAAGAACtttttttttgggattttgGGGTTCAACTTAAATTGACAtgagaaaaataatagaaattcACAGTGCCACACATTTTACGTTttgtataacttttatataagaGCAAATACTGATTCACTATAAAAATTTATCACACTCGATCAAAATAGAGGATAACGTTTCAAAAGCTGGTTTTCTAGCACCTGATTTATAATTGTTTTCAAGAAAATTTGCAGCTCCATTTCATAGCTTTTAGGTTAATTGTTCACTATCCTAAATGCATGAAATCATATTATTGAATTTCTCTAATTATTCAATTCCCTAAAGTTTGCCTAGAGACCAGCATTATAGAGACGATTGTGTTGTGCAAGAGTAAGAAAAACTTCAGAACCGTTTTAACCATACCAAAACCAAATACAGTAAAGAATTCAGGCATTAATGAGGTCTCGTAACACTACCTGGCCTAATAAAATCTAACCATAGGAACAAAGTTAACCGTTCTCTGCAACATACACACCTAAACAAACACATACATTGATCAACTTTTTGGTGATGCCTTTGCAACACCACTTTGCGGCGCTGTCTGAGCAGCCGATGCAGAATCATAGCCCCCACGAGTAGCGCCACCTGCATTACCTTCAGATGAATATTGAGGCTGAGGGTAAGCAGCACCATAAGAGGAGCTATAAGGTGGTGGAGCCTGCCCATAAGCTGGCTGATTTGTTGGAGGAACACCATAAGGTGGTGGCGCAAACCCCGGCTGAGCTGCAGTACCATAACTGGTTGGTGGAGCACGTTGAGAAGCAGAATCTGATTGAGCGTACCCAGATGCAGGAGGCTGAGAGCTTGAATATCCAGACGGCAATGCACCAGGTTGCCCATAGCCACTGGGTGTGCTTGGTGACTGAGTGCTCTGACCATAGGCAGGAGGATTTGCAGGCTGTTTCTGAGTCTGAGGAGCTCCATAAGCAGCAGCCCCATATGCAGTCTGAGCAGCTGGTTGATTTCCATAGCCAGTTTGGGAAGGTGCAGTCATGCCGTACCCCGACTGACTTGGTGGAGGGTAACTCCCTGGGTTAGGGCTAGGCTGTTGATTTGCACTATAACCTTGCTGGCTCACTGAAGAGGATTGTGCAGCAGGAGGGACCGTCTGTGATGACTCCCCTTGAGACCCATATGAATTGAGCCCATCTTGGCCTGCATTAGCCACATTACCATAGTTTGCAGTAGAACCATAACCTTGCTGATCATATGTAGGCGGCTGGCCGTAACCAGACTGAGGTGCATGGTAATTACCACCATAGCCATCTTGAGAGTAACCCTGTTGATTATAAGTAGAGGCTTGTGGTTGACCATAACTGTAACCACCACTGTTGTCTCCGGTAGCACCAGGACCTCCAGGTGTCTGCTGTTGCTGCGGAGGCTGTTGACTGTAGTAATCATAACCACTTCCCTGAGTAGCAGGTTGATTTGGGGGAACGGTAGACTGGTCCCAATTGGAAGCATATCCACCAGATGCTGGTTGGGAATAACCCTGATAAGGAGGTTGTGGCATGTTATACTGAGACGAAGGAGCAGAGTATCCGCCTTGCTGTCCATAGCCATAACTAGGCTGCTGCATTGGTGGAGCCCCAGGAGGACCCCAACTTGAAGGGGGTCGAGCTTGATAACCTTGCTGATTATACCCTCCTGACATACCTGAATTTCTTGCACGATTCTGGGAGAAAATACATGGAAAAAAAACGAAGGTGAATCTTTCTCGATTAACGTGAGACACCAATAAGGGGCATGATAAGAGGAGGAAAGCACAACATTCATATTCGAAATGGAAAGAAAATGCCAAATCTGAAAATCAAGGATATGCAAAAATCCATAGTCAGTTTTGTAGAGGGATTAAAGGAGCTTATACTGCATTAGGAAGAGTATAAAACACCAACATACCGTACTGGATGATGAGTTATTGAGTTACTCCAGCAGAAGCTCAACCTCTCCCTATTCGAAGTGAATGGGTGCAAAGAGAACCAGACGACTACAAAAGCTTTTACAGAACAGAATATATGAACTTAATTGCCACAAAAGGCAAACAAGTTCATAGCAAAGCACAACAAAAGCAATGTCTTCCCAATTATCAAATCCTCTATAGAAAAATCAATTAGCTGGATATCAAGCTAAAACTAAACGACCCAATAGACTACCAATCTTCAGACACCAATAGAAGATGAAGtgaaaaatatcttatattcCGAAGAGTTTAATTGCAAATTATTGATAGGAAAAATTCTTCCAAAAACGCTGAGGAGCAATTTGGATAATGAGAAGGAAAATATTGACAATGTATGCAAACCTTTGTAGGATAATGAACCATAACCTCCGAAGTAAATAAAAATAGCCCATAAAGattaaaacaagaaaatatTCTTCAATGAGGAGAAAATATAAGGCCGATTTAAgtcttaaaaaattgaaaataattaatagCTAGATTATTCATCCTTTCTGTGGTAAACAATAGCTACCACACTAAACCAAGACAGTAGTCTTAAGAACTTTCTCGAATATCCATATGAACAATCAGGTGATGTTGACACTAAAATATGGGAGTACCAAAAATACATCATTTGTAAGTTAATATAACAAGTTAACCCGCATGCCTAGAATTAAActgaaataatttaaaaaatggtaCTCAGCAAATAGGCAATTACGAACTAAAGAAATATTTTATAGACTAAAAGTTGAGACTCTCTTACGTCAAATTAAACCACCAGAAAAAGAATGGTAGTATGGTAAcgtgaattttcaaattttactaACGACCTTGAATATCCAACAGATAAACCTGCAACTTCTCTCCACATCATTACTTTATATCATTATAATATGGGATTCAGAACCATACCAGAGCAATGCTGAGAGAACACCAACATAAAGGATTCCATGTTGGTGTCACTAATGGTCCAATAACCCTAACCCTACAATAGTTCCCAATAACAATATCAGTTGCAGGATACACAATTAATAAGCACATGTGACGGTTGAACAGTCTATAATCccaataatataacacttagaTATAAAACCAAGAATAATACCAAATGGGCTGCAGACATCTTAAATAGGAGAGATATTATATAACCTTAACAACCTAATAAGAGTAATATTGACTGATAAACTGAATATCCAAAGTAGCCAGCATATCACCAATGGGAATCTTTCTGATACAATAATCACTCTTCAAAAATTTACTAAGCAGTTTAATCTGTAAAATAACTTCACCTCTTTCCAAACCCAGAACCTTATGTCCTCCATCTCTGCATTAATGGATATATAGAATAAACAATTGCAGATATAATTACAAATCCATATCGATTAGGGGTTAAAGACCCAAAAGCTGTCTCAACCTATAAGAGATCCAAAAGTATATCAGGTTGGTATATTCCAATGCTTCTAATTCCTTGAGTGAAACTACAGAGCAGCATTTGATTCCATAGACCTATAAAGGGACCCCCCTCAAAGACGAAAGAGTATGAGCACAGTGAATGAACAACCCTCGCTACTGTTTGACAATTAAAATAGTCAAAATCTAATGCAGCAAATTAGCAAAGCAGTAGaaataaaacaattttgcaGACTTGCACGAAGGGCGACATATTAATAATTGTTAAAGAAACGAGAAAACCAAATGCTGAGCATACTATACAGCGTTCAAGCTAAAATTTGTAGAAGATCCAGTTACATTAGTAGAGTAAAATTAAGAAGAGGCAAGAAGTACTATTAGTGGaggaaaaaataaatcaatttctaGTTGACTCCAGTTGTCCAACAAGaacataaaaaaaggaaaaaatctcAACTATTGCCTCCCAAAAAACAAACAGCAGCATGATGTAGAATGATtagaatacaaaattttaacaaataaaacagGGTAAATATTAACAAGAATGTGTATAGCGAATATGTTTACAATAGGGAACATAATCTGGgaagggggaaaaaaaggaaaaaaagaaagaagcagATTTCATAATTTACAAAAAACTGAGTGATGTAATTTAAGCCAACGAATAACAAATTCCTCCCATATCACAGCATAAAGTGAACAAGTAAAGGAAAGCAAATAATTCAACAGCCAATCAACACCACGTGCTTAATGTTGACCTTGGTGTTGAGGCAGAACCCTAAATATTCATAGAATTTATAGAACTAAAGGAGTTTCAGAATAAGATGGAAGAGTTACATCAACAGACGAGTTATAAAAATAACCAAAGCCGAGGAGGAAAAATCATTATAATCACCTTACAACAACAATTAACACAAAAGTCCATGGAAGTAGGTGTTAACCAGGTACTAATTCCAACTACAACAAGGCAAAATAAAAATGCAACCAAAATCTGCAAACGTACCTCGCTGATAACTTCATTAACCAACTGTTTTGCTGACTCGATCTGCTCGCTTGAACCATCAATCTGTAAGGTTCTTTCCGTAGATGTATCCCCAGGGGGTAAGTGCAATGGTATCACCTATAGAAAAGAAGAGTAGATCATGTTAtataatccaaattcaaaacaaTGTTTGATGTTACGTGACTAGAAAAGTGAAAACTAGTAGCacaattgaaatttaaaaaatgatagcATACTTAGGTTGGGAGGCCTTCTAAAAGACacatgaaatatatataaatatatatctatgTAAAGAGAGAACAGACCTGAATACGTGCTCCAGTCCTAGCTTGCATACTTTTGATTGTTTCACCACCTTTACCAATAACCAAGCCAACctagaaaaaaaacattataacAATCAGAAGTacaaaaaataaacaagaaTAATGTTCtcaaaatagacaaacaatattaggaaaatttaaaaaaaaatgccacAAGAACCTTATTATTGGGAATTTTCATAACAAACTGCTCAGATCCTGAAGGGCCTGTTAATCTTCGTGATACTATGCCAGAACCTCCAGATTCAGCCTGtttcaaatgttaaatttatGAGACAAACACATTTGCAAGCCAAGTTAACAGCCTTACCATCCACTGCAATCATattttgtatggaatgtataaaTAAAGCCAATAAATAAAGTTAGTAATGGAAAAATTTGTAAGGTGATAGTTCATCCATTATTCGAACCAATGTGGTCTTAAGAGGGGACCACACACTTATATTGAAGCAGCTCCCCCAAGACACACCATAGAGTTCAAAAACTAAGAGTAAGACCAACCTCAGAAAGAACATCATTTATCAGCTGCTCGGCCTTAGCAATTTGATCAGGGGTACCCATTAGCTCAACCATCCGGGTAGTAGAATTGGGATCTGCGTCCATGTCACGAGTAACTTGTATTTTTGCCCCAGACTGGAGCTGAAGGTACTTGATGGTCTCACCACCTTTACCAATAATTACGCCAACTCTCCCATTTGGAATTTCAATTTTCTTGCTTGACCCTTGGAAACCATAGGAAACAGGTATTGCTGAAGGGGCTGAACTTGACATGTGAGGCTTCAGCTCTGCATCCACACAAATCAAGGTCGCCAATGAGCATCCAATCATTTACACAATTCTTACTTTCAAACCAGAATACATTACCAAAAAATTTTACCAAGTTATACAGGAAACAAAGGTAAAAAAATCATGGAAAATATATCAAACAAAAGGCATCTATAGGCTTTGTTAGAACTGATAGAAAACTTTATCTATGATTCTATACCACTAATACTGAAATTCAGAAACGTTTATTTAATCCCCCATGTATGGGCTACGCGAAATGCAATAAAAAAGTGCAAACCACTTcacttaaaagaaaagaaaaagacaagCATTTTCTCTACCCATTTAGTAAATCTTGAACACTGGACCTTTTTTATAAACACCCTAGTTTATGAACAAGACGAATATAACTCGCACTAAATAAGATTTTCTCCAAGTGTTCTCTCATCTTTTCTTCCCATATACAAGACCCGGCTCACTTCGACCTCACTAAATCGTTAGAAAATCAATACATGTTCGACAAACACACAAAAGCGTGAAATATTCAAGGAAagagaaaatcaaaataataatcacCTGGACCAGAACTAAAACCCTTGTCGTATGAATCAAACCCGCCGCCGTTCTCGACCCTCGGACGTTTGACATCGGCTCCAACGCCAGGTCCAGCACCGGCCCCGACGCCACCGCTGGAGATAATCAACCGAGAGGCAATCTCCTGAGCACGCTGCTTGGCGATCTGGATCTCATCCATAGGTGGCGGGACGTTGTTGTAGGAAGGAGGCGGAGGATGTGCCGAATCAGCAGAAGGGGAAGTGATGGGGCCGGAAAAGCCAGTCGGGCGTCGAGTGACCATGGGTGGAGGTTGGTCGTCGTACTTGCGCTTGTTGGAAACTGTATCAGTACTACCAGATGAATACTGCGCTTCGTCAGCCATTGTTAAGCGTCTGAGAGAGAAACCCTAAAGAAGAGAAAACTGGAGGCGAAAAAGAGGATGGGTTTCCTTTTGATAAATGACCACTGTTTTAGCGTAGGGAGTTTATATTTATAGCATACCGCTGTCTAAGTCTCACTCGGGATATTTTGTCGttctaaataaattattaaattatatctttttagatctaattacaaaattatttcACTAATGTATATAATACTTTATTTACCTTTCTCAGAAAATATATATCTATGTAATGTATATTGTTTTCATCAGTACCATAGGAATAGGAATTTTTGTGTTTGGAAACGGAAATTTTGGGTTTAGacctttaatatatatactaGTTTAAACTACGTTGCACGTAaacattgaaaatgaaaaatacatatataggtttaaataataatataataacttttctttatatttaaaaaaaattatattactCAACACAAATTGGaattaatatgtttttaaaaaaatttaattgatttttttatatcttggtttaaattttttatagtaattatttgttttatactaagaaaatttcaaaataaaaactaatcacttttattaaaaataaaaacatatttgaatatttaaaaaaaaaaactatttataatatatttctaACTACTTATTAACTTGCTTTAAGTAAAAGactattcttttatttaagaagAACATTGTTCgtgtaaaaaaaacaaaaaaacctaccttaaacaaattaaagagTGGAGGTGTGATAAGTTGATACTtatagtattaaaaaaaaagttgaaaaataagATATACCTAAAGTAGACAATTTGTAGTTGATGTTTACTCCAACATCAGTTGGGGAAACGTGAAAGTTCAAATAATCTCAAAACTTTGAGTAAGGTGTTGGGCTTGTAACACAAGTGAGTAAATAATGCCCAAGAATGCTAAGATGAAGAAAATTGTCTCCAATACTGCATCTTCAAAGCTAGTGATGTAAGTGTtagggttaatgccctaaattttgtggttttgtagtttgtaaatcatTTGTACAagcaaattatatatttaataaaataaagtgttattttattcgacattcaGTATGCATTAACCCaagaccaataaactaagatcataGGTTAtttgatgtaacttaaacatgtatgtgtcGACATACAAGTAgttcatgtttaagtgataacccgaaaggtctgtagtagatggataaggctaggtattTTATCATGGTGATAATACGGATAtggtccactttgtaattgttacgattgttgtaaagtgttacaaatgaccattcatgtggagacatgtgagtgggagtatcctatacaaagagtttatataagattgaaccacgaaatgattaatctttctttataacgtcgttaagatcgaaccacgaaatgattaatctttctttataacgtcgttacttgaagagacttatatttcactaggataaccataggtgacttgacattgatcccgagtgagttgtgaactactaACCTAtaagggtagtcctttgatttgtacaaGTGAGAGTTGTCAGtttcgctgactcaatatgcctatcattttggggattcgttcaagtgggaagttgggaacacaactgcacaagaaggaattcactccttcgtATTGTatagggtaagaagataaattgctccatttAGTGCTTATTCTAGAttttgaacaatgaggcgcTTCTTCCTCTCACTGGCCAGAGAAGGGTCTggttatagttagactatgattaattgttcattagagagactagtggtacttaaagagttagttgtaactacaggggtaaaacgacaAATTTGCTCTAGCtatagttacgagcaatttctgaagggtcaacttgttgttggttggttatatccaatggacacgaaaatatatctatCATGCGAAAAATGTAGTTATTGGTCTTTggtggagtgaccgatagttaatgaaagttgattaattaattaaaaagtttaattaattaatctcgtatcattggagcttctaatctagatGTCCATAAGGTTTCtttgctagctcaataagagTTTAAtgataatcaattaattttttattcatttgaatagttcaaattaattaaaggaaattaatggTATGAGATAtagttaatataatgtatttgaatacattatattataaagtttaatgagagagataaacatttgaatataattcaaatattaattatataaatgagatcTATATAAAACCTAtgggttaaaattaaaatatgaatatgattcatattaaaactataggttatatgagagaatataaactaaaggttatattgtatgtgatataatataaattatagattgcatattatatgagatataatatataatttaattatattatattattttagttaatataattaaagttatGTTTGAAATAACTATCTTGGGAGTTATTTAATGATGTGGAGAGAGTTATCTCACATCTTTCTCATATGGAAATTAACAAAAGATTTTGAGGGGTGATTCCTATAGGGATAAAAGTCCTAACACAGCGAAAAATATTAGGACCTTActcgaaattaatttaaaaaacgtGAAATACCAGTATGGGAAAAACTAGACAATCATAGAGACCAAACAATAAATATAGCCTGTTGTAAAATTCCTATGTTATGCATGCATTGTAAAATAAGTCCtacaaagaaaaaggaaacatTCTCTCGTTGAAGGCTCGATTGATAAAACCAATTCTCCTTGAGATTTCTAAAAACACCACCAATAGACTTCCTTTCTATTCTCTGAGAATTATTGGATGTGGTTTATAAGAACCAAAAtctaattggaggaaaaggatagGAGAATTTCGAGAGCGGTTAAAATTTCCACAAAACATTTTTgtatcttataaaaaaaaactacattaCTTTTGTAGATCTTTTATCAAAGGAGAAAGAGATGAAACATGGGAGTCATCCCACGTTTCAAATAACTCCTATAGCTCCCCTTACATGGgagttatttgatataataaaaatcaaataacttaacataattaattaaatagtatttaattaatgatttcatttaaatcatatttaaataaaacatctctcATATAgcctatatttttaattcaattaaatcaaatcaaattaaattaaactaaattaaataattatttaatcatctaattaaataattagcaaattaaatatcaaatatttaatttagcctaCATCTGAATCATATACATTGTATttttctcataacctatagttttaatgtgcatcaaatacacattaattttaaacctatagttttaatataaatccaattcatattaaattaatatttgaactacttttcaaatatttaattatccgataaattaattttgaatcatattcaaaattgaattatattataaagtttaattaaaatataaactttatgttataatgtatcactAAATATTATACTATCTTCCtaaataaatttgaacatttcaaactctattcaagacataattacctcaattccctttacgAGTTAGAAAGggaacctcgtggacctacagatcaagagctccaatgatatgaaattaattggctaaactcattgaccacattaatcaatattcgctaattgtgggtacactccactaaagacccacaattgTACTCTTATCACTGCATATGTCACACCCTTCCCCAAATTTACCCTCTTAATCCTAAGAAAGACATGAAGACAACTATTGCCAACCCTCTTGTGACAATTACTgccaacatgctcatgaaaactCGTATCCATAGCACCTGTTAAACCTGATtagtaatttataattctctAGAACTCAATACATAATTCCAGCAACCACTTTAAGCATTATAGTTTACTGCTAATTAGAAATATCAACATAGACATACATAACagatttagaaatcaaattataTACAACACAAACTCCACTATATTATTCCCCTAAAATGgatataaaacttaaataaaacGTTATGATTCATCTAAACTACAATCTTTCTGGGGGTCTAGGGAGCAACTGACTGGCAAAATCGCTAGGCATCGGGACGTCAACCGCTACCTAGAgaggaaaacatttttaaagGGTGGAGTTTGTGTTGTATATTTTTAAAGGATGGAAAACTGACTACCTGGGgaggaaaacatttttaaaaggtGGACGTCAACCGTATCGGGATGTCAACCGCTACCTGGggagaaaaacatttttaaagggTGAGCTggaaagctcagtgagtgacgATCTTAagtaaaacatattttaaatcataattaacataaaacatgtttATCAAaggaaacatttataaaatcataATCAGAGATTTGAAAGTGAAACTGAAATTAAAAGAATGCATCATGTAAAACCCCTGAAATAACTCTTTAGCATCTTTTTTAAGATTCCACTATTTTGTTGCCTGAACATGTGAGAGAGCCTTTTTGTTCAATCCctaataaccttagttgagagagaaccctctTGCTCGATCTCATCAACGTCGATAATATAGTCATATGTGCACGTACAGCTAAATTAGGTATTGAGCACCTTACCATACTTTCAAGGTCAAGGATCCCTAACATCATTGAAATctgggtaccttaccataccttcggtaccAACGTTAAAGTAGGGTTTGTACAAagcataaaataacatttaagaacatatataaaatatgcatatttgaaataatcatACCTCATTGTTTCATATCAACGAATAATGCCTTGTAAAACATGGAGTATACCTGATCAATTTCATCATGCGATAAAACATGGCATATGCTATTAGAAAATGCATGTTATACTCTTAATAACTTCATCGTTTAAAAACATAGATCATGCGATCAATATTCATTTTAAGGCATGCGTTGGAGAAAATCACGATATAATAACTTCACATGAAATGTCTATGCGTTGGAAATTATTCGTAAAACTTGCGTtagaaaacatttattaaaacttGTCACTCGCTGTCTTAAGCTACTTATCCAAGGGGTTGTA
This genomic window from Benincasa hispida cultivar B227 chromosome 4, ASM972705v1, whole genome shotgun sequence contains:
- the LOC120075307 gene encoding far upstream element-binding protein 1, with protein sequence MADEAQYSSGSTDTVSNKRKYDDQPPPMVTRRPTGFSGPITSPSADSAHPPPPSYNNVPPPMDEIQIAKQRAQEIASRLIISSGGVGAGAGPGVGADVKRPRVENGGGFDSYDKGFSSGPELKPHMSSSAPSAIPVSYGFQGSSKKIEIPNGRVGVIIGKGGETIKYLQLQSGAKIQVTRDMDADPNSTTRMVELMGTPDQIAKAEQLINDVLSEAESGGSGIVSRRLTGPSGSEQFVMKIPNNKVGLVIGKGGETIKSMQARTGARIQVIPLHLPPGDTSTERTLQIDGSSEQIESAKQLVNEVISENRARNSGMSGGYNQQGYQARPPSSWGPPGAPPMQQPSYGYGQQGGYSAPSSQYNMPQPPYQGYSQPASGGYASNWDQSTVPPNQPATQGSGYDYYSQQPPQQQQTPGGPGATGDNSGGYSYGQPQASTYNQQGYSQDGYGGNYHAPQSGYGQPPTYDQQGYGSTANYGNVANAGQDGLNSYGSQGESSQTVPPAAQSSSVSQQGYSANQQPSPNPGSYPPPSQSGYGMTAPSQTGYGNQPAAQTAYGAAAYGAPQTQKQPANPPAYGQSTQSPSTPSGYGQPGALPSGYSSSQPPASGYAQSDSASQRAPPTSYGTAAQPGFAPPPYGVPPTNQPAYGQAPPPYSSSYGAAYPQPQYSSEGNAGGATRGGYDSASAAQTAPQSGVAKASPKS